The Anaerolineae bacterium genome contains the following window.
TCGTCCAATATTTTGCTGACCAGCGACGGCCGCGCCCTGCTGACCGACTTTGGTGTTGCCCAGGCTCTGGACGACGCCTCGTTGACGCGCACCGGTCATACAGTTGGCACCCCCGCTTACATGGCCCCCGAACAGGCCACCGGCGGGCAGACCGTTGATGGCCGGGCCGATTTATACAGTTTAGGCGTCGTGCTGTATCAAATGGTTACCGGGCGCGTGCCCTTTGAAGGCAGCACGCCGCAAGTGCTGCACGCCCACGTCTATGACCCTCCGCCGCCGCCCTCCACCGTGGCTGACGTGTCACCCGCTATGGAAGCAATTATCCTGCGCGCCCTGGCCAAAGACGTATCTGATCGTTTTCAAACCGGCGCGGCTATGGCCCAAGCTTTGACTCAATTGGATGACCAAACCAGGGTTCAGGTGAGGATCATGCCAACTGCTGCCAAAATCAAAAGCGCCAGGGCCAGGAGATGGGGGCTTATCGGGGCAATCGCTCTGTTCATCATTCTTCTGGCCACTGCGGGGATATGGCAATTCCGTGATTTCATGTTTAATGCCCCGGTTGAAGTAACTGCAACGCTTGCCGCCCTGCCGGTTTCCGTCACCTCTACTACCCCTCTGCCGCCCTCCACACCACCACCCTCGCCTACAATCACTTTATCCCCATCGCCTTCTCCAAGCCCTATTGCTGTAGCCCAAAATACTCCTACTGCCACTGTTTCTCCCCCACCTGTCGCTACGGCCACGCCATCTCCCCAACCTACACCAAGTTCACCTCCCTTCCCTACCCCGATTCCGTCACTAACCGCCACGGTCTGCCCTCAACCGCTTGACGAAGCCCTGGCCACATTAGCCAATACCATCCTTGATGAACCACTTGGTTGTCCCCGTTCACCGGCCATCATCACCCCGGCTGCCTGGCAACCTTTTGAGCATGGTCTGATGCTATGGCGAGAAGACTTGAACCTCATCTACGGCGTGGGCCCGGGTGAAGCCTGGTTTATCACCGGCGATCAGTGGCGCGAGGGCGACGCCCCCTACGATCCTGCCATCATTGTGCCCGCCGGCTACTACCAGCCCGTCCGGGGTTTTGGCAAAGTGTGGCGCGACCGGCCGGGTGTCCGCACGGCCCTGGGGTGGGGTTTGGCCGAGGAAACCGGCTTTATGACCACCATCCAGGAATTCACCGGCGGCCAGGTTTGGTACGACGCCGAACGCGATAGATTCATGATTCTCTTTAATAGCGGCGCTTATCAATTGGTGGAAAGCATAGGGGCGAGCGCTCCATAAAAAACAAACCACGAGCCGTAACCTTCGCCTTAAGATGAGTTGTCAGCCGAAGGTGGATATGCTATACTTTCCCGCATCTTGAATTTATCATCGGGGGCCTTAAAAATGTGCGGACGATTTAGCCTGGCCACAAATCAAA
Protein-coding sequences here:
- a CDS encoding serine/threonine protein kinase, which encodes MTAKDLLGQKIGPYHIESILGSGGMAVVYQARDPENQVIALKVLFPPPGTGAEILTRFEREARTAARLNHPGIVRVFAVGRAAGYAYMAMTLVEGQTLTTRLAQVGKLDETIAADIAWQIADALYYAHRQGVVHRDVKSSNILLTSDGRALLTDFGVAQALDDASLTRTGHTVGTPAYMAPEQATGGQTVDGRADLYSLGVVLYQMVTGRVPFEGSTPQVLHAHVYDPPPPPSTVADVSPAMEAIILRALAKDVSDRFQTGAAMAQALTQLDDQTRVQVRIMPTAAKIKSARARRWGLIGAIALFIILLATAGIWQFRDFMFNAPVEVTATLAALPVSVTSTTPLPPSTPPPSPTITLSPSPSPSPIAVAQNTPTATVSPPPVATATPSPQPTPSSPPFPTPIPSLTATVCPQPLDEALATLANTILDEPLGCPRSPAIITPAAWQPFEHGLMLWREDLNLIYGVGPGEAWFITGDQWREGDAPYDPAIIVPAGYYQPVRGFGKVWRDRPGVRTALGWGLAEETGFMTTIQEFTGGQVWYDAERDRFMILFNSGAYQLVESIGASAP